A window of the Candidatus Tectomicrobia bacterium genome harbors these coding sequences:
- a CDS encoding LytR C-terminal domain-containing protein codes for MISVRRLAAFGVAAALWVLPASPAPAAQGEDILSSEPGRMASRPGEDALSTLPPAGPAGLPPAAPSLLPVTPKAPAGAGVEVLNGSGFGGQAAYWAARLRGQGVEVARVADADRLDHPRTVIYYAEGSEKAALEIRRLLGRRGRLQAGKPAGRHAVVVVLGRDLPVEAREETPGKD; via the coding sequence ATGATTTCCGTCCGGCGCCTGGCGGCCTTCGGCGTGGCCGCGGCGCTCTGGGTTCTTCCGGCTTCTCCGGCCCCGGCCGCCCAGGGGGAGGACATCCTCTCCTCCGAGCCCGGGCGCATGGCCTCCCGCCCCGGCGAGGACGCCCTGAGCACCCTGCCCCCGGCGGGGCCGGCCGGCCTCCCGCCGGCCGCGCCTTCCCTTTTGCCAGTGACCCCCAAGGCCCCTGCCGGGGCGGGCGTCGAGGTGCTGAACGGGAGCGGCTTCGGCGGCCAGGCCGCCTACTGGGCCGCCCGCCTGCGCGGGCAGGGCGTCGAGGTCGCCCGGGTGGCGGACGCGGACCGCCTGGATCATCCCCGGACGGTCATCTACTATGCGGAAGGGTCCGAGAAGGCCGCCCTCGAGATTCGCCGCCTCCTCGGGCGCAGGGGGAGGCTCCAGGCCGGGAAGCCGGCCGGACGGCACGCCGTCGTCGTGGTGCTGGGCCGCGACCTGCCCGTCGAGGCCCGGGAGGAAACGCCCGGCAAGGATTGA
- a CDS encoding carbon-nitrogen hydrolase family protein, producing MAQTFLAAVVQAGAAVFDRARTIEKLRRLTAEAAIKGASLVLFPEAFVSGYPKELDFGARVGRRTPEGREDFRRYFESALELGGPDEAAIGRAARENKVHLVVGVMERDGGTLYCTVLFYGPDGTLLGKHRKLMPTAMERLIWGFGDGSTLAALDTPLGRLGAVICWENYMPLLRMAMYSKGVQIYCAPTADDRDTWLSTMRHVALEGRCFVLSACQYLTRADCPADYPADCAPETVLMRGGSCVVSPLGRVLAGPHFEGPAILTAEIDLAEIPRGKYDFDVVGHYARPDVFQLHVNERPMPAVVRRSDFEGG from the coding sequence ATGGCCCAGACCTTCCTCGCCGCCGTGGTCCAGGCCGGGGCGGCCGTCTTCGACCGCGCCCGCACCATCGAGAAGCTCCGCCGGCTGACCGCCGAGGCGGCCATCAAGGGAGCCTCCCTGGTCCTCTTCCCGGAGGCCTTCGTCTCGGGCTATCCCAAGGAGCTGGACTTCGGAGCCCGGGTCGGGCGGCGCACCCCGGAGGGGAGGGAGGACTTCCGGCGCTACTTCGAGAGCGCCCTGGAGCTCGGCGGCCCGGACGAGGCGGCCATCGGCCGGGCGGCCCGCGAGAACAAGGTGCATCTCGTGGTGGGGGTCATGGAGCGCGACGGGGGCACCCTCTACTGCACGGTCCTCTTCTACGGGCCGGATGGGACGCTCCTCGGCAAGCACCGTAAGCTCATGCCCACGGCGATGGAGCGCCTCATCTGGGGCTTCGGGGACGGCTCCACCCTGGCCGCCCTGGACACCCCCCTCGGGCGCCTGGGGGCGGTCATCTGCTGGGAGAACTACATGCCGCTCCTGCGCATGGCCATGTATTCGAAGGGGGTCCAAATCTACTGCGCCCCCACGGCCGACGACCGCGACACCTGGCTCTCCACCATGCGCCACGTGGCCCTGGAGGGCCGCTGCTTCGTCCTCTCGGCCTGCCAGTACCTCACCCGCGCCGACTGCCCGGCGGACTACCCCGCCGATTGCGCGCCCGAAACCGTGCTGATGCGGGGCGGGAGCTGCGTCGTGTCGCCCCTCGGCCGGGTGCTGGCGGGGCCCCACTTCGAGGGGCCGGCCATCCTGACGGCCGAGATCGATCTGGCCGAGATCCCGCGGGGGAAGTACGACTTCGACGTGGTGGGCCACTACGCGCGCCCGGACGTGTTCCAGCTTCACGTCAACGAGCGGCCCATGCCGGCCGTGGTGCGGCGCTCGGATTTCGAGGGAGGGTGA
- the flgM gene encoding flagellar biosynthesis anti-sigma factor FlgM yields the protein MTDLDPIRRKISGEAYTESLRKKEKAEQARGGGQKASAGGAAQEGERVEVSDKALMLSRIQRALAEIADVRADLVAEIRARIERDEYHVQGEVIADKVIRDALKEMKSIRRG from the coding sequence GTGACGGACCTGGACCCCATCCGAAGGAAAATCAGCGGCGAGGCCTACACCGAGTCGCTCCGCAAGAAGGAAAAGGCCGAGCAGGCCCGGGGCGGGGGCCAGAAGGCCAGCGCCGGCGGGGCCGCCCAGGAGGGCGAGCGCGTCGAGGTCAGCGACAAGGCCCTGATGCTGAGCCGCATCCAGCGCGCCCTGGCCGAGATCGCCGACGTGCGCGCGGACCTCGTGGCCGAGATCCGGGCCCGCATCGAGCGCGACGAGTACCACGTCCAGGGCGAGGTCATCGCCGACAAGGTCATCCGCGACGCTCTCAAGGAGATGAAGTCCATCCGCCGGGGGTGA
- the rpsO gene encoding 30S ribosomal protein S15, which produces MPLAKERKTEVIGQHRAHEKDTGSAEVQVAILTERITYLTEHFKTHTKDHHSRRGLLKIVGQRRRLLDYLREKDINRYRAIIERLGIRR; this is translated from the coding sequence ATGCCTCTAGCCAAGGAGCGGAAGACCGAAGTCATCGGGCAGCACAGAGCGCACGAGAAAGACACCGGCTCGGCCGAGGTCCAAGTGGCCATCCTGACCGAGCGAATCACCTACCTCACCGAGCATTTCAAGACCCACACGAAGGACCACCATTCCCGAAGGGGGCTCCTCAAGATCGTGGGCCAGCGGCGGCGCCTCCTGGATTACCTCCGGGAGAAGGACATCAACCGCTACCGCGCCATCATCGAGCGCCTCGGCATCCGCCGCTAG
- a CDS encoding OsmC family protein gives MANTTDTVMAKQERRVRAQWKGNCKVELKARSLAWMADEPKAAGGEDAGPTPREMALGALAACVTIVTHKVAEDLKFRYSDQSIEVRGTADPRGAKDADNGISPNFDHVQVKITLVTDEPEERVAELKRQHKGRCPISALFRESGCGLEEEWIVKRP, from the coding sequence ATGGCCAATACGACCGATACCGTGATGGCGAAGCAGGAGCGCCGCGTCCGGGCGCAGTGGAAGGGGAACTGCAAGGTGGAGCTCAAGGCCCGGAGCCTCGCCTGGATGGCGGACGAACCCAAGGCGGCGGGAGGGGAGGATGCCGGGCCCACCCCGCGGGAGATGGCCCTGGGGGCGCTCGCGGCCTGCGTCACCATCGTCACCCATAAAGTGGCCGAGGATTTGAAGTTCCGCTATTCGGACCAGTCCATCGAGGTCCGGGGCACGGCCGACCCGCGCGGGGCCAAGGACGCCGACAACGGCATCAGCCCCAACTTCGACCATGTGCAGGTCAAGATCACCCTGGTGACGGACGAGCCCGAGGAGCGCGTGGCCGAGCTCAAGCGCCAGCACAAGGGCCGCTGCCCCATCTCGGCCCTCTTCCGGGAGAGCGGCTGCGGCCTCGAGGAGGAATGGATCGTCAAGCGGCCGTGA
- a CDS encoding dienelactone hydrolase family protein → MNRAIIDLYDEFRHTPMPRREFMSRLTQLAGGAAAATSILPLLEGNAEAAKVAPDDPKLQAGEVSYPGPAGPVKAYQARPKGAGALPAVIVIHENRGLNDHIRDVARKAAVAGLHAIAPDLLSRKGGTPPVQEQAIAAIRDLAREDALADLRAGVAFLNKSPQVAGGKVGTVGFCWGGAMVNLLAANEPTLDAAVAFYGFPPDPAVVPKIQAPLFLIYAGNDKRVNERVPAYLDALKKAGKNFVSETYPNVEHAFHNDTGGARYNQKAADDAWAKTVAFLNKHLKG, encoded by the coding sequence ATGAACCGCGCCATCATCGACCTGTACGACGAGTTCCGGCACACCCCCATGCCCCGCCGGGAGTTCATGAGCCGGCTGACCCAACTGGCCGGGGGCGCCGCGGCCGCCACCTCCATCCTCCCCTTGCTGGAGGGTAACGCCGAAGCCGCCAAGGTCGCCCCCGATGACCCCAAGCTGCAGGCGGGAGAGGTCAGCTACCCGGGCCCGGCGGGCCCCGTGAAGGCCTACCAGGCCCGGCCCAAGGGAGCGGGGGCCCTCCCCGCGGTGATCGTCATCCACGAGAACCGGGGCCTGAACGACCACATCCGCGATGTGGCCCGGAAGGCCGCCGTGGCGGGCCTCCACGCCATCGCCCCGGACCTCCTCTCCCGCAAGGGCGGAACCCCGCCCGTCCAGGAGCAGGCCATCGCCGCCATCCGCGACCTCGCGCGCGAGGACGCCCTGGCCGACCTGCGCGCCGGAGTGGCATTCCTCAACAAGTCCCCCCAGGTCGCCGGGGGTAAAGTGGGAACGGTCGGCTTCTGCTGGGGCGGGGCGATGGTGAACCTCCTCGCCGCGAACGAGCCCACCCTCGACGCGGCGGTGGCCTTCTATGGGTTCCCGCCCGACCCCGCCGTGGTCCCCAAGATCCAGGCTCCTCTCTTCCTCATCTACGCCGGGAACGACAAGCGGGTGAACGAGCGCGTCCCGGCCTACCTGGACGCCCTGAAGAAGGCGGGGAAGAACTTCGTCTCGGAAACCTACCCCAACGTCGAGCACGCCTTCCACAACGACACCGGCGGCGCCCGCTACAACCAGAAGGCGGCCGATGACGCTTGGGCGAAGACGGTGGCCTTCCTGAACAAGCACCTGAAGGGTTAG
- a CDS encoding TIGR04282 family arsenosugar biosynthesis glycosyltransferase, whose product MTPRECLILFARPPRPGQVKTRLSPLLGPEGAAGLYEAFLLDAARLAREFRAARPGLGLVAEWALGEGEDASALPLSAWLPGPFRHRAQAGADLGARMASALERALMESAAAVLIGTDFPDLPARILADAFDALAAPSSKPVRAAIGPAGDGGYYLIGLSAPRREIFEGIAWGTEGVFDATVHKLLALEAEVSVLDRWEDVDSPAALEALRLRLAARPAEVARHTREWLGGEP is encoded by the coding sequence GTGACACCCCGCGAGTGCCTCATCCTCTTCGCGCGCCCGCCCCGCCCCGGCCAGGTGAAGACGCGCCTCTCCCCCCTCCTGGGCCCGGAGGGCGCGGCCGGGCTCTACGAGGCCTTCCTCCTGGACGCCGCCCGGCTGGCGCGGGAGTTTCGGGCGGCGCGGCCGGGCCTTGGGCTAGTGGCCGAATGGGCGCTCGGGGAGGGAGAAGACGCCTCCGCCCTCCCCCTCTCCGCCTGGCTCCCCGGGCCCTTCCGTCACCGGGCCCAGGCGGGAGCCGACCTGGGGGCGCGGATGGCCTCGGCGCTGGAGCGGGCGCTCATGGAAAGCGCGGCGGCCGTCCTCATCGGGACGGATTTCCCCGACCTTCCGGCGCGCATCCTGGCCGACGCCTTCGACGCGCTCGCGGCGCCTTCCTCGAAGCCGGTCCGCGCGGCCATCGGGCCCGCCGGGGACGGCGGCTACTACCTCATCGGCCTGAGCGCGCCGAGGCGGGAGATCTTCGAGGGCATCGCCTGGGGGACGGAAGGGGTGTTCGACGCCACGGTGCACAAGCTGCTGGCGCTGGAGGCGGAGGTTTCGGTCCTGGACCGCTGGGAGGACGTGGACTCCCCCGCCGCCCTGGAGGCGCTGCGCCTGCGGCTGGCGGCCCGGCCGGCGGAGGTGGCGCGGCACACCCGCGAATGGCTGGGGGGAGAACCTTAA
- a CDS encoding amidohydrolase family protein: MKADLLISNARIVTPAGTYRGHLYVDGGQIAAITKEKEAGARREIDAAGRYLMPGMVDEHVHMMDPGFTDREDWTQGTKSAARGGITTVIDHHRSEPLVYTRKILEEKTEYIRSRAVVDYGQLGGIDLDNLEHLRPMWEGGALGFKGFICELHGVPDLSEGVLLDVMREVKSFGGVVMLHCESDSILKKAKARIDAEGRTDYMCITEWRNPEAETVATLDAISLAELTGCTVLVAHVSQPKLLQAIRDARRRGANIYAESCPQYFYLSTEHLKKSGPFVKFTPVIREPEVVEGMRGALGRGMVDTIGTDHCPFPRAKKEAGVKDIHKAPFGIPGCDTTVRLMLNAVSDGVLTLNQLVRVCCEQPARLFRLYPRKGSIQIGADADLLLVDMEKEEVLRDEDIVSKCRWTPFNGWKVKGAPVMTLVRGQVVMEGGKVIGEAGSGRPVERVEA; this comes from the coding sequence ATGAAAGCCGATCTCCTGATCTCCAACGCCCGGATCGTCACGCCCGCTGGGACCTACCGGGGGCACCTCTACGTCGACGGCGGCCAGATCGCGGCCATCACCAAGGAAAAGGAGGCGGGGGCCCGGCGCGAGATCGACGCCGCCGGCCGCTATCTCATGCCTGGGATGGTGGACGAGCACGTCCACATGATGGACCCCGGCTTCACCGACCGGGAGGACTGGACCCAGGGCACCAAGTCCGCAGCCCGGGGGGGCATCACCACCGTCATCGACCACCACCGCAGCGAGCCCCTCGTCTACACCCGGAAGATCCTCGAGGAGAAGACCGAGTACATCCGCTCCCGCGCCGTGGTGGACTACGGCCAGCTCGGCGGCATCGACCTCGACAACCTCGAGCACCTGCGGCCCATGTGGGAGGGTGGCGCGCTCGGCTTCAAGGGCTTCATCTGCGAGCTCCACGGCGTGCCCGACCTCTCGGAGGGCGTGCTCCTCGACGTGATGCGCGAGGTCAAGAGCTTCGGCGGCGTGGTCATGCTCCATTGCGAGAGCGACTCCATCCTGAAGAAGGCCAAGGCCCGGATCGACGCCGAGGGCCGCACCGACTACATGTGCATCACCGAGTGGCGCAACCCCGAGGCGGAGACCGTGGCCACCCTGGACGCCATCTCCCTGGCCGAGCTGACGGGCTGCACGGTGCTCGTGGCCCATGTGAGCCAGCCCAAGCTGCTCCAGGCCATCCGGGACGCCCGGCGCCGGGGCGCGAACATCTACGCCGAGAGCTGCCCGCAGTACTTCTATCTCTCGACCGAGCACCTCAAGAAGTCGGGGCCCTTCGTGAAGTTCACCCCCGTCATCCGGGAGCCCGAGGTGGTGGAGGGCATGCGCGGCGCCCTCGGCCGGGGCATGGTGGACACCATCGGCACCGACCACTGCCCCTTCCCCCGCGCCAAGAAGGAGGCGGGCGTCAAGGACATCCACAAGGCCCCATTCGGCATCCCGGGCTGCGACACCACGGTACGGCTCATGCTGAACGCGGTGAGCGATGGCGTCCTGACCTTGAACCAACTCGTGCGCGTCTGCTGCGAGCAGCCCGCCCGGCTCTTCCGCCTGTATCCCCGCAAGGGCAGCATCCAGATCGGAGCGGACGCCGATCTCCTCCTCGTGGACATGGAGAAGGAGGAGGTCCTCCGCGACGAGGACATCGTCTCCAAGTGCAGATGGACGCCCTTCAACGGCTGGAAGGTGAAGGGCGCGCCCGTGATGACGCTGGTCCGCGGCCAGGTGGTAATGGAGGGCGGGAAGGTCATCGGCGAGGCCGGGTCAGGCCGCCCGGTCGAGCGCGTGGAAGCCTGA
- a CDS encoding ester cyclase, translating to MEKFKEIHERWIDIWNGDLGLIVEVVSPRFVGRWPPVRPDVPYDVVGPARMRQMVEMSRTLIPDLRVSVEAGPIAEGAVLAARWVGRGRYAGGIRGATAPPGTEVAFCGCDFLRIESDRIVEYWVSSDGLSLLAQVGALPGQE from the coding sequence ATGGAGAAGTTCAAGGAAATCCACGAGCGCTGGATCGACATCTGGAACGGGGACCTGGGGCTGATTGTGGAGGTGGTTTCGCCCCGCTTCGTGGGTCGCTGGCCGCCGGTGAGGCCCGATGTCCCCTACGACGTCGTCGGCCCGGCCCGCATGAGGCAGATGGTGGAGATGTCCCGGACGCTCATCCCGGACCTGCGGGTCTCGGTGGAGGCCGGGCCCATCGCCGAGGGCGCCGTCCTGGCGGCCCGCTGGGTGGGCCGGGGCCGCTACGCCGGGGGCATCCGGGGGGCGACGGCCCCGCCCGGCACCGAGGTGGCCTTCTGCGGGTGCGATTTCCTGCGCATCGAGTCGGACCGGATCGTGGAATACTGGGTCAGCTCGGACGGGCTTTCCCTTCTGGCCCAGGTGGGCGCCCTGCCCGGCCAGGAATAA
- the pnp gene encoding polyribonucleotide nucleotidyltransferase, producing MPPIRKEISINGYTLAFETGEIAKQAGGAVMMHYGDTSVICTACGSDSPREGIDFFPLTVDYREAFYAAGIIPGNFFRREGRPGEREVLTCRLIDRPIRPLFPKGYRCETMIQDLVMSYDRTCDADILAINGTSAALHISDIPFGGPIGAVRVGRVNGEIIVNPTIPQQVESDLNCVMAGTADALVMVEAGSFEVSEDAYMEAFEKGHAVIRQLCALQEELRREVGKPKRAIEEPKTDEDLVRRVREIAVPRFQQAAQIHEKLAQYQAIGEAKKAAVEALCTGDGAPDKKTVGEIASKIEKEVFRGIILDKGVRADGRDLKTVRPITIRMNPLARPHGSVLFTRGETQALVTVTLGTGSDAQLIDTLDGKSDRYFLLHYNFPGYSVGEAKPNRGPGRREVGHGALAARAVQAVLPDHESFPYTIRIVSEITESNGSSSMATICGSSLSLMAAGVPTQSAVAGVAMGLISEEGTGRTAILTDILGIEDHLGDMDFKVGGTREGITALQMDIKIRGLKFSLVRDALQQAKEARLFILDQMDAVISAPKPEISPYAPRIFTININKDKVRDVIGPGGKVIRGIVEETGAQIDIEDDGTIFVASADEASARRAIEIIRELTQEAEPGKYYYGTVRKLMDFGAFVEIFPGTDGLVHISNIAKRRIGQVSEVLKEGDRVLVKCLDVEGNGRIRLSMKDVREEEIPEEFKQYYAPVT from the coding sequence ATGCCACCCATAAGAAAAGAGATCTCCATCAACGGATATACGCTCGCCTTCGAGACGGGCGAGATCGCCAAGCAGGCCGGCGGCGCGGTGATGATGCACTACGGGGACACCTCCGTTATCTGCACCGCCTGCGGCTCCGACAGCCCCCGCGAGGGAATCGACTTTTTCCCGCTCACGGTGGACTACCGCGAGGCCTTCTACGCCGCCGGGATCATCCCGGGGAACTTTTTCCGGCGGGAGGGCCGCCCCGGCGAGCGGGAGGTCCTGACCTGCCGGCTCATCGACCGGCCCATCCGCCCGCTCTTCCCCAAGGGCTACCGCTGCGAGACGATGATCCAGGACCTCGTGATGTCCTACGACCGCACCTGCGACGCGGACATCCTGGCCATCAACGGCACCTCCGCCGCCCTCCACATCTCGGACATCCCCTTCGGCGGCCCCATCGGCGCCGTGCGGGTGGGGCGGGTGAACGGGGAGATCATCGTCAACCCGACCATTCCCCAGCAGGTGGAGAGCGACCTGAACTGCGTCATGGCCGGCACGGCCGACGCCCTGGTCATGGTCGAGGCGGGGAGCTTCGAGGTCTCCGAGGACGCCTACATGGAGGCGTTCGAGAAGGGCCACGCCGTCATCCGTCAGCTCTGCGCCCTCCAGGAGGAGCTCCGGCGGGAGGTCGGCAAGCCCAAGCGCGCGATCGAAGAGCCCAAGACCGATGAGGACCTCGTCCGCCGGGTGCGCGAGATCGCCGTCCCCCGCTTCCAGCAGGCGGCCCAGATCCACGAGAAGCTGGCCCAGTACCAGGCCATCGGCGAGGCCAAGAAGGCCGCCGTCGAGGCGCTTTGCACGGGCGATGGGGCTCCGGATAAGAAGACGGTCGGCGAGATTGCCTCCAAGATCGAGAAGGAGGTCTTCCGGGGCATCATCCTCGACAAGGGCGTGCGGGCGGACGGGCGGGACCTCAAGACGGTGCGGCCCATCACCATCCGGATGAATCCCCTGGCCCGGCCCCACGGGAGCGTCCTCTTCACCCGGGGCGAGACGCAGGCGCTGGTGACCGTCACCCTGGGCACCGGGAGCGACGCCCAGCTCATCGACACCTTGGACGGGAAGTCCGACCGCTACTTCCTGCTCCACTACAACTTCCCCGGCTACAGCGTGGGCGAGGCCAAACCCAACCGGGGCCCCGGCCGCCGCGAGGTCGGCCACGGGGCGCTGGCCGCGCGGGCGGTGCAGGCCGTCCTGCCCGACCACGAGAGCTTCCCCTACACCATCCGCATCGTCTCGGAGATCACCGAGAGCAACGGCAGCTCCTCCATGGCCACCATCTGCGGGTCGAGCCTCTCCCTCATGGCGGCGGGCGTGCCCACCCAGTCGGCCGTGGCCGGCGTGGCGATGGGCCTCATCAGCGAGGAGGGCACGGGCCGCACCGCCATCCTGACCGACATCCTGGGGATCGAGGATCATCTCGGTGACATGGACTTCAAGGTGGGCGGCACCCGCGAGGGCATCACCGCCCTCCAGATGGACATCAAGATCAGGGGCCTCAAGTTCAGCCTGGTGCGCGACGCCCTGCAGCAGGCGAAGGAGGCCCGGCTGTTCATCCTGGACCAGATGGACGCCGTCATCTCGGCCCCCAAGCCGGAGATCTCCCCCTACGCGCCGCGCATCTTCACCATCAACATCAACAAGGACAAGGTGCGGGACGTCATCGGACCCGGCGGGAAGGTCATCCGGGGGATCGTCGAGGAGACGGGCGCCCAGATCGACATCGAGGACGACGGCACCATCTTCGTCGCCTCGGCCGACGAGGCCAGCGCCCGCCGCGCCATCGAGATCATCCGCGAGCTCACCCAGGAGGCCGAGCCGGGCAAGTACTACTACGGCACGGTCCGCAAGCTCATGGACTTCGGCGCCTTCGTGGAGATATTCCCGGGCACGGACGGCCTGGTGCACATCAGCAACATCGCCAAGCGGCGCATCGGCCAGGTTTCGGAAGTCCTCAAGGAGGGCGATCGCGTCCTGGTCAAGTGCCTCGACGTGGAGGGCAACGGGCGCATCCGGCTCTCGATGAAGGACGTGCGCGAGGAGGAGATCCCGGAGGAGTTCAAGCAGTACTACGCCCCGGTGACCTGA
- a CDS encoding potassium transporter Kup, with the protein MRPPKTNGAPHNEGFSRLAPHLLAVLGVVYGDIGTSPLYAVRESFLGEHGLSLTQANILGVMSLIFWSLILVISIKYLAFVLRADNHGEGGILALMALVIQRQGITGRRRYALSALGLFGAALLYGDSMITPAISVLSAVEGLHVATPLFEPYVIPISLAILVALFLPQHRGTERIGFLFGPVVTIWFLTIGALGVVSIMKSPQVLLAIDPRYAFRFLMAHGLEGTGVIGAIFLVVTGGEALYADMGHFGKRLIRMGWFGLVLPALVLNYLGQGALLMRSPDVLPSLFFHMAPRWALYPLVLLATAATVIASQAVISGAFSLTRQAIQLGYSPRMTIQHTSPEEIGQIYVPVVNWVLLIGTIALVLAFRRSGNLANAYGVAVSTTMLVTTVLLYFVVREFWRWGALPALILIGAFLIVDMAFFGANIVKIASGGWFPLTVAAAVFAFMTTWARGRKYLSDKLREETQSVDEFLETIRKSPPVRVPGIAIYLTGNPRGIPATLQHNLAHNKVLHERVILLSVIVEEIPAVNWRERAQMEVVADGMYRIKLRYGFMQDPNVPTALLQIDFKDFKFREGTHSYFLGKETLLIGRQRASGMPRWRKELFMFMSRNSRSAALYFRIPSDRVVEFGVQLEI; encoded by the coding sequence ATGAGACCTCCGAAGACGAACGGCGCGCCTCACAACGAGGGATTCTCGCGCCTCGCCCCGCACCTGCTGGCCGTGCTGGGGGTGGTGTACGGGGACATCGGGACGAGTCCCCTCTACGCCGTGCGGGAGTCCTTCCTCGGCGAGCATGGCCTCTCTCTGACGCAGGCCAACATTCTGGGGGTGATGTCCCTCATTTTCTGGTCCCTCATCCTGGTTATTTCAATCAAATATCTCGCCTTCGTCCTCCGGGCCGACAACCACGGGGAGGGAGGCATCCTGGCCCTGATGGCGCTCGTGATACAGAGGCAGGGGATCACCGGCCGGCGCCGGTATGCATTGAGCGCGCTCGGGCTGTTCGGCGCCGCCCTCCTCTACGGGGACAGCATGATCACCCCGGCCATCTCGGTGCTGAGCGCCGTCGAGGGCCTGCACGTGGCCACGCCCCTGTTCGAGCCCTACGTGATTCCCATCTCCCTGGCCATCCTGGTGGCGCTGTTCCTGCCCCAGCACCGGGGCACGGAGCGGATCGGGTTCCTCTTCGGGCCCGTGGTCACGATCTGGTTCCTCACCATCGGCGCCCTCGGCGTCGTCTCCATCATGAAGTCGCCCCAGGTTCTGCTGGCAATCGATCCGCGCTACGCCTTTCGTTTCCTCATGGCCCATGGCCTGGAGGGCACCGGGGTGATTGGCGCCATCTTCCTCGTGGTCACCGGCGGCGAGGCCCTCTACGCCGACATGGGGCACTTCGGGAAGCGGCTGATACGGATGGGCTGGTTCGGCCTCGTGCTTCCGGCCCTCGTGCTCAATTACCTGGGGCAGGGGGCACTGCTGATGCGGAGCCCCGACGTGCTTCCCAGCCTTTTCTTCCACATGGCCCCGCGGTGGGCTCTCTACCCTCTGGTCCTCCTCGCGACGGCGGCGACGGTCATCGCCTCCCAGGCCGTCATCTCGGGCGCCTTTTCGCTGACCCGTCAGGCGATCCAGCTCGGCTACTCCCCCCGCATGACCATCCAGCACACCTCCCCCGAGGAGATCGGGCAGATCTATGTCCCGGTCGTGAACTGGGTCCTGCTGATAGGGACGATCGCCCTCGTCTTGGCGTTCCGGCGGTCGGGCAACCTGGCTAACGCCTACGGCGTGGCGGTGAGCACCACCATGCTCGTCACGACCGTCCTGCTGTATTTCGTCGTGCGCGAATTCTGGAGATGGGGGGCTCTCCCGGCGCTCATCCTGATCGGAGCCTTCCTGATCGTGGACATGGCCTTCTTCGGGGCGAACATCGTCAAGATCGCGTCGGGCGGATGGTTCCCCCTCACGGTCGCCGCCGCCGTCTTCGCTTTTATGACCACTTGGGCGCGCGGGAGAAAGTACTTGAGCGACAAGCTCCGCGAGGAAACCCAGTCGGTCGATGAGTTCCTCGAGACGATCCGGAAGAGCCCGCCCGTCCGCGTGCCCGGCATCGCCATCTACCTCACGGGCAATCCCAGGGGCATCCCGGCGACGCTGCAGCACAACCTGGCGCACAACAAGGTCCTGCACGAGCGGGTGATCCTGCTCTCGGTGATCGTGGAGGAGATCCCCGCCGTCAATTGGAGAGAGCGGGCGCAGATGGAAGTGGTCGCGGACGGCATGTACCGGATCAAGCTCCGCTACGGCTTCATGCAGGACCCGAACGTGCCGACCGCCCTGTTGCAGATCGATTTCAAGGATTTCAAGTTCAGGGAGGGAACGCATTCCTACTTCCTCGGCAAGGAAACCCTCCTCATCGGGCGCCAAAGGGCGTCCGGCATGCCGCGCTGGCGGAAAGAACTCTTCATGTTCATGTCCCGCAATTCCCGCAGCGCCGCGCTCTACTTCCGGATTCCTTCCGACCGCGTGGTCGAATTCGGTGTTCAACTCGAAATTTAA